A single window of Poecilia reticulata strain Guanapo linkage group LG10, Guppy_female_1.0+MT, whole genome shotgun sequence DNA harbors:
- the LOC103471129 gene encoding uncharacterized protein LOC103471129, translating to MDSWTLQGDSYSFMRSVPRTFSLCHREGTPNHVEIFDIINIPTQRSVISETTCLCDIFGDDGESASLSSSPAAGPSVPSQTELEGRAATTPQVDDLNDSSGSYHTAPGSSEGEEGFDDLREGCYSPAWQKECSDGRELDEKGLHLKHPEIGEDSIASFEPKTATPVLLHNTSTPSSLTPSYQGLDSGETTPSPGYNSPSSFNPEGRLSSLSSSSAEKRLSPLSPDIQESYRETESITITPSSKDRQRSPSNQSLSPSLPHNLAEPEASQLNQNSSSSPETPTDLSQDYTDIKSRINFSSSILHGADSESPSEGQVVCPELRNSYPSPTTQTLPPVSESRGRVSVPELFSRESTPDIKDSANATELISDLSIAGRDITTTPQSQDTGLSTGPGSSVSTPDPRFTPPSPVISVTTPPELIEDRVPAGIRNATASPHLPAPAFLTNTGSRSPSPALSPTVQNHLTLSEIRRPVYSPVVSNSFSPLPEVQQNSLLLQQIYTSPSPEIRIVSSSPELRNEHSSQVNPSPKLHQRVSPLEERYNSPSPEVKIFSSSPELRKKQQHSQVTPSPALHQSSSPLEEKYISQTPEIGADTPPPDLIREEWPCQVKEVSESSLTEQQVVSVSPRSFSFSPQITGVSYSVVQAEDRTSSPFPELSHTSSPEPTHFLVSSESGKDSVDTGVAQSTGSQINSPHLSDTQSSASPSQLKNQTPSPQPNYFTPSPEPRSITCSPDDCQSPSSQHQYSSPVTPFTEKIFQESLTAQSTEFNPPYTTPVPLTSELQTETITAGVTVIPSPTHLEKKAVSPSFKLEKRLETGATEIKSNSSAVEVCTPVSVSSDKNLHNSQIQLVTERRETKKKGYSQEISSVAISTQEKHNTQTPFSQEEVKSPSHDIISHRVHRAASKEFVQRQEKLHPLVPSNCLNFDSNIYPPGSTCTPQNSRRQLLPKIIQDDRERLAGDMSRHINRRRTPSPPLTRFTPVHIIAPQKPHRKWQNRSNSPSEXVASCGNLKEAATSRENPNVDPVDNNSQAHWVRIGKQLEMDREMPLEQERDVGMERQMGREIDRERKREEQAPEREEGWQGVASYRGEQVELSFNARNRKGPVSRSAAPTTRETRQGLPTAHSYSESLPATRQLQQQQSLLKLAPQPDPSGCSASRRLKPPTSQDRRSVPRRVSTSRPCQSSSSSMGSELDEADHEVKWLTDVAFRSLSSPEVDYLEMYNSSHCSSTNISQPSTHDSPAGVNAAWLSYADFRGSAPKLDLDELSSHQQYPHSLECLDPARRCELGSFECIDIAVEREDCRKVRRGVPKRQIQLKRRNNTEGKQDESSENSSPGLPVMVESPSQETRPRGIFVRQHSTPAAMQETPPSESSSELSQQNEKQSKLQKSASMDETYSKTKIASCLIKNVLSKKMQGVDRQPDEQVSEEVSPPTESAVAPCEESPKLDSSNLSSSLQSDHSLSSERLSLRGETGMKDQATLPKDHGLKSSYRPSSSSSGRSVTFSQTDSEEADSQTRSTKSSASEIKSNCGIPFEGKRSGLQSWQTHETVVGAXVKAXAWDTAAPSERPSGNTLARATNRDQKVENKDQXRQLPQGDKDPYTSKTQEIKLKAVEKKKASLNVCLTPEAESKSFPQDGSAGEKEVNTKIKAEDKIRDEGDGDDSVKAPIHKVRDVRRLVKNTYKLSFKAVSPVNQSGVNEENCXEETREEMPVEEKINTLKEASREERKEEREEELRTPEEKDEAKDSTNQISLHSTQNKRNSPSGPQPMQIECKAVCWKDDKNKMPSMRKDLGDKNQSLLLSSPDANSKASRIKHTTEEKMIPKLGEHDISIAAEKXKNVIEIHKVPDSEDKPTLARTDRKPPMLGSLPKQPSKEREVSTAVVLIREKSNKSNMSASLSHEETSAQIKAPTSLSXAPPVSGGASGGSVGHSVSMLLKEKGYQADIGAMVSDGQNLTRXKGPTCKHVNSLEIPLQTIPPSEKICPESHRGRTFSSSSTTSGPSAMTESXDVLEKPTEGEGVSIKPPKKDAETTKRXTMDQTLITTKQNDTIGDFEAVKRLDXTFPPRSPAVRRFKPQPDETRSPSKETEKKEIPSPSLGSHRPQMIEVKSIAKNSQKPAVPPKPNCKFKSGDLGNVTNEAQRASTTSSSGKQRNEERPQTIVVSSPTVYRKISNESXSASNYSRKLAVSAVSNIKPPPHRTTTANVTSISNMSTACSDTEAVADQGQHQQSTASPQSSRHXRKPESLTATSDTGLDVVQRLVPQPNPYQNVGSSLSXVDQSTSXDPEGQQCSRATCAHEQTMXVSSNNLKQAPAVSTTQKYTHQPYRRTVSNEHAQRIDEQHFYTSDDPPSYDERESFSPLLLPDMTSARSNRYQPSSRPPCSCTAGYPSHCGPTSPHQHRXPHNLTPPGLPXSPSQXLPYQVAQPPLHAHHCRPETQPLGYQPRSPKSSPLGPNQPQSMYQPLXPSXACGPLPSLVQACPADRSLLPQQHIGARRPPVHRSPHQQPTNLTGGPYSDPGHSHSPVLPSIDPQYLCGPQSMGPSYGSEYGGDSSSVYSESSYAQPPRRVLLDPETGKYFYIEVPVQPLRKMLFDPETGQYVEVLIPQQAMSHSGLYPPAGPHFQPLHNHSIYAPASQYMPCAAPPPLAHPQVQPQPPQYPEASAAPPLHPSGPGVSYRNPSGQGSKPEPKNHPPLDQRYLENMYYVPSVINASPNTTPPDYYHRHPSNLPTTGGKRS from the coding sequence ATGGACAGTTGGACTCTCCAGGGGGACAGCTACTCCTTCATGCGCAGCGTGCCCCGCACATTTTCCCTGTGCCATCGTGAGGGTACCCCTAACCACGTTGAAATCTTCGACATTATCAACATCCCCACTCAGCGAAGTGTCATCTCTGAGACCACCTGCCTGTGTGACATTTTTGGAGACGACGGTGAGTCGGCGTCCCTCTCAAGTAGCCCTGCTGCAGGGCCCTCTGTACCTTCCCAGACAGAGTTGGAAGGAAGAGCTGCTACCACACCGCAGGTGGATGATTTGAATGACTCTTCTGGCAGCTATCACACTGCGCCTGGATCGAGCGAGGGAGAGGAGGGGTTTGATGATTTAAGAGAAGGGTGTTACAGCCCTGCTTGGCAAAAAGAGTGTTCAGATGGGAGGGAATTAGATGAAAAAGGATTACACTTAAAACATCCAGAAATTGGCGAGGATAGCATTGCAAGTTTTGAACCAAAAACCGCAACCCCGGTACTTCTGCACAATACAAGTACCCCATCATCTCTCACCCCATCGTATCAAGGCCTCGACAGCGGTGAGACAACACCTTCCCCTGGATATAACAGCCCCAGTTCCTTCAATCCAGAAGGGAGGCTGTCATCACTGTCTTCCTCCTCCGCTGAGAAAAGACTTTCACCTCTATCGCCTGACATTCAGGAATCGTACAGAGAAACCGAATCAATAACAATAACCCCTTCATCCAAAGACAGACAGCGTAGTCCTTCAAATCAATCTTTAAGTCCATCACTTCCACACAATTTAGCTGAGCCAGAAGCCAGCCAGTTAAATCAAAACAGCAGTTCATCGCCTGAGACTCCCACCGACCTTTCTCAGGATTATACAGACATTAAATCTAGAATCAATTTTTCATCGTCTATACTCCATGGTGCCGATTCAGAATCTCCCTCAGAAGGACAGGTAGTCTGCCCTGAGCTCAGAAATAGCTATCCTTCCCCCACCACTCAAACATTACCTCCTGTTTCTGAGTCAAGAGGGAGGGTCTCTGTACCTGAGCTCTTTAGCAGAGAATCCACACCTGATATAAAAGATTCTGCCAACGCCACTGAACTTATTTCAGATCTTTCTATTGCTGGAAGAGACATCACRACTACTCCTCAGAGCCAGGACACAGGATTATCTACTGGACCAGGCAGCTCAGTTTCCACACCAGACCCTAGGTTTACGCCCCCTTCTCCTGTCATTTCAGTAACCACGCCTCCCGAGCTTATAGAGGATAGAGTTCCAGCTGGAATAAGGAACGCCACAGCCTCCCCTCACTTGCCTGCCCCTGCCTTTCTAACCAACACTGGTTCAAGAAGTCCATCACCTGCTCTTTCGCCTACAGTACAAAACCATTTGACACTTTCTGAAATCAGGAGGCCAGTGTATTCACCTGTGGTTAGTAATAGTTTTTCTCCATTACCTGAAGTGCAGCAGAACAGTTTGCTTTTACAACAAATATATACTTCCCCATCACCTGAAATAAGGATTGTATCCTCCTCTCCTGAGCTCAGAAACGAGCATAGCTCTCAAGTAAACCCATCACCCAAACTTCATCAGAGAGTCTCACCTTTAGAGGAAAGGTACAATTCTCCATCCCCTGAAGTAAagattttctcctcctctccagagctcagaaagaaacaacaacactctCAAGTAACTCCATCACCTGCACTGCACCAGAGCAGCTCACctttagaagaaaaatatatttctcagACACCTGAGATAGGTGCTGATACACCCCCTCCAGATCTAATCAGGGAAGAGTGGCCCTGTCAAGTCAAAGAGGTTTCAGAGTCTTCTCTCACAGAGCAACAAGTTGTCTCTGTGTCACCAAGAAGCTTCTCTTTCTCCCCTCAAATCACAGGGGTGTCCTATTCTGTTGTTCAGGCTGAGGACAGGACAAGTTCCCCATTTCCAGAACTTTCTCACACCTCCTCCCCAGAGCCAACTCATTTTCTTGTGTCCTCCGAGTCTGGTAAAGACAGTGTTGACACCGGTGTAGCACAGTCCACTGGTAGTCAAATAAACTCTCCACATTTATCAGACACCCAAAGTTCTGCCTCACCATCTCAGCTCAAAAACCAAACGCCTTCTCCTCAGCCAAACTATTTCACACCTTCACCTGAACCAAGATCTATAACCTGCTCACCAGACGACTGCCAAAGCCCCTCATCTCAGCACCAGTATTCATCACCTGTAACTCcatttacagagaaaatattCCAGGAATCACTAACAGCACAGTCTACAGAATTCAACCCCCCGTATACAACACCTGTTCCTCTCACATCTGAGCTTCAGACAGAGACCATTACTGCCGGTGTCACAGTAATACCATCACCTACACATCTGGAGAAGAAAGCTGTGTCACCTTCATTTAAATTAGAGAAGAGACTGGAAACTGGTGCTACTGAAATAAAGAGCAACTCTTCAGCGGTGGAAGTTTGCACTCCGGTATCTGTCTCGTCAGATAAAAATTTGCATAATTCACAGATACAACTCGTCACAGAAagaagagagacaaaaaagaaaggataCAGTCAAGAAATATCAAGTGTAGCCATCTCCACTcaggaaaaacacaacactCAAACCCCGTTTTCTCAGGAAGAAGTCAAGTCTCCTTCCCACGATATTATAAGCCACAGAGTTCATAGAGCTGCATCCAAGGAGTTTGTGCAAAGACAGGAAAAGCTCCATCCTCTGGTCCCCTCTAACTGCCTGAATTTTGACAGTAATATTTATCCACCAGGTTCGACTTGCACACCTCAGAACTCAAGAAGACAGCTGCTACCCAAAATTATACAAGACGACAGGGAGAGGCTGGCAGGGGACATGTCCCGTCATATAAACAGACGGCGCACTCCTTCTCCACCTCTTACCAGGTTTACACCTGTTCACATTATAGCCCCTCAGAAACCACACAGAAAGTGGCAAAACAGAAGCAATAGCCCCTCTGAARTTGTAGCATCCTGTGGTAATTTAAAGGAAGCAGCGACAAGTAGGGAAAACCCCAATGTTGACCCTGTTGACAATAATAGCCAGGCCCATTGGGTCAGAATTGGAAAGCAACTGGAGATGGACAGAGAAATGCCGTTGGAGCAGGAGAGGGATGTAGGTATGGAGAGGCAAATGGGTAGGGAgatagacagagagagaaagagggaggagcAGGCTCCTGAAAGAGAAGAGGGGTGGCAGGGGGTTGCCAGTTACAGAGGGGAACAGGTTGAGCTGTCATTCAATGCCAGGAATAGAAAAGGACCTGTGAGTCGCAGTGCAGCTCCCACAACCAGAGAGACGCGCCAGGGACTGCCAACAGCACATTCTTATTCAGAGAGTCTCCCTGCGACAAGACAGCTACAGCAACAACAGAGTCTGCTTAAACTTGCGCCTCAGCCAGACCCCAGCGGATGCAGTGCCAGCAGAAGACTTAAACCTCCCACATCTCAGGACAGGCGAAGTGTGCCTCGACGCGTGTCCACGAGCAGGCCGTGTCAGAGCTCCAGCTCCAGTATGGGGAGTGAACTTGATGAAGCAGACCATGAGGTGAAGTGGCTTACAGATGTGGCTTTCCGCAGCCTGTCAAGTCCCGAAGTAGATTACCTTGAAATGTACAACTCCAGCCACTGTTCGTCTACAAACATTTCTCAACCATCTACCCATGACAGTCCAGCTGGGGTCAATGCTGCCTGGCTGTCCTATGCTGACTTCAGAGGTTCTGCACCAAAGCTTGACCTTGATGAACTCTCCTCTCATCAGCAATATCCTCACAGTTTAGAATGCCTAGATCCAGCCAGAAGATGCGAGTTAGGAAGCTTTGAATGCATAGACATAGCTGTGGAAAGAGAGGACTGCAGGAAAGTAAGAAGAGGAGTGCCAAaaagacagatccaactgaagAGAAGGAATAACACAGAAGGGAAGCAGGATGAGAGCAGTGAAAATAGCAGTCCTGGGCTACCAGTGATGGTGGAAAGCCCCTCTCAAGAGACTCGCCCTAGAGGTATCTTTGTGAGGCAACACAGTACACCAGCAGCAATGCAGGAAACTCCCCCTAGCGAGAGTAGCTCTGAGCTCTCACAGCAAAACGAAAAACAGTCCAAACTCCAGAAATCTGCTTCTATGGATGAAACATACTCTAAAACCAAGATTGCGTCATGCCTCATCAAAAACGTGTTGTCAAAGAAGATGCAAGGTGTTGACAGACARCCTGATGAGCAAGTGAGTGAAGAAGTGAGCCCGCCAACAGAGAGTGCAGTAGCACCATGTGAAGAATCACCGAAACTTGACTCTAGTAATCTGAGTTCCAGTCTTCAGTCAGATCACAGCCTTTCGTCTGAGAGACTTTCATTGAGGGGAGAAACAGGCATGAAGGATCAAGCCACCCTCCCTAAGGACCATGGATTAAAATCYAGTTATAGACCAAGTTCATCCAGCAGTGGCAGAAGTGTCACCTTCTCCCAGACCGACAGCGAAGAAGCTGATTCCCAAACTCGAAGTACTAAATCATCAGCTTCAGAGATAAAATCCAACTGCGGTATACCGTTTGAAGGTAAAAGAAGTGGTTTACAGTCCTGGCAAACACATGAAACTGTGGTAGGCGCACMAGTGAAAGCACYTGCTTGGGACACAGCAGCTCCCTCAGAACGTCCTTCTGGCAACACACTAGCAAGAGCAACAAACAGAGatcaaaaagttgaaaacaaagATCAAYGCAGACAACTTCCACAAGGAGACAAAGATCCCTACACATCTAAAACACAGGAGATCAAACTCAAGGCTGTCGAAAAGAAGAAGGCCTCACTAAATGTCTGTCTCACTCCGGAGGCAGAAAGCAAATCTTTTCCACAAGATGGATCTGCTGGAGAGAAGGAAGTAAATACTAAGATCAAAGCAGAGGACAAAATACGGGATGAAGGRGACGGGGATGACAGCGTTAAGGCTCCCATTCACAAAGTTAGAGATGTAAGGCGGCttgtaaaaaatacatacaaattGTCCTTCAAGGCAGTTAGTCCTGTTAACCAATCAGGAGTCAATGAAGAAAACTGCARTGAGGAAACAAGGGAAGAGATGCCAgtagaggagaaaataaatacattaaaggaGGCAAGCAGagaagagaggaaagaggaaagagaagaagagctcagaACACCTGAAGAGAAAGATGAAGCAAAAGATTCAACGAATCAAATATCACTTCATTCAACTCAGAATAAAAGAAATTCTCCATCTGGTCCACAGCCAATGCAAATTGAATGCAAGGCTGTTTGCTGgaaagatgacaaaaataaaatgccaagCATGAGGAAAGACTTGGGCGATAAAAACCAAAGCCTTTTGTTGTCTTCCCCAGATGCAAACTCGAAAGCGAGCAGAATAAAACACACKACGGAAGAGAAGATGATCCCAAAGCTTGGTGAACATGATATTAGTATYGCAGCAGAAAAGRAAAAGAATGTGATAGAAATCCACAAAGTGCCAGATAGTGAGGACAAACCCACATTGGCTAGAACCGACCGAAAACCCCCCATGCTCGGAAGCCTCCCTAAACAGCCAAGTAAGGAGAGGGAGGTGTCCACTGCTGTAGTTTTAATAAGagagaaatcaaataaatccaaCATGTCTGCATCTTTAAGTCATGAAGAGACTTCTGCCCAAATCAAAGCTCCGACTTCTCTCTCAYCTGCCCCYCCTGTTTCTGGCGGTGCATCAGGTGGTAGTGTTGGCCACTCAGTTTCAATGCTTTTAAAGGAGAAAGGTTATCAGGCTGACATTGGTGCAATGGTGAGCGATGGTCAGAACTTAACTAGAGRTAAAGGACCTACCTGTAAGCATGTGAACTCTTTGGAAATCCCTCTTCAGACCATTCCTCCTTCAGAAAAAATTTGTCCTGAATCTCACAGAGGGAGAACCTTCTCCTCGTCCTCCACCACCTCTGGCCCCTCAGCAATGACTGAAAGTGYGGATGTCCTGGAAAAGCCCACAGAAGGAGAGGGAGTTAGCATTAAACCCCCAAAGAAAgatgcagaaacaacaaaacggARCACAATGGACCAAACACTAATAACCACCAAACAAAATGACACTATAGGAGATTTTGAAGCAGTCAAAAGGCTAGATYCGACCTTCCCCCCCAGGTCTCCTGCAGTACGGAGATTCAAACCACAGCCAGATGAGACCAGGTCACCatcaaaagaaacagagaaaaaagaaatcccctCGCCGTCTTTGGGAAGCCACAGACCTCAAATGATTGAAGTGAAATCCATAGCTAAAAACTCTCAAAAACCAGCAGTGCCTCCRAAACCAAACTGCAAATTTAAGTCTGGAGATTTGGGAAATGTGACAAATGAAGCACAGAGAGCATCGACAACCTCCTCTAGTGGGAAACAACGAAATGAGGAGAGACCGCAGACAATTGTAGTAAGCTCGCCTACAGTCTACAGGAAGATTTCCAATGAGTCTRMCTCTGCATCAAATTATTCAAGAAAGCTTGCTGTATCTGCTGTGTCAAACATTAAGCCACCACCTCACAGAACAACAACAGCCAATGTCACCAGCATCTCTAACATGTCAACAGCGTGTTCAGACACAGAGGCAGTAGCTGACCAAGGTCAGCACCAACAATCTACTGCTTCGCCTCAAAGCTCCAGGCATGYTAGGAAACCCGAATCTTTAACTGCAACATCAGACACTGGTTTAGATGTAGTCCAACGACTTGTTCCACAACCAAAYCCATATCAAAATGTTGGATCTTCTCTATCTRAAGTTGACCAATCAACTTCATTKGACCCAGAGGGTCAACAGTGTTCTCGGGCGACATGTGCTCATGAGCAAACTATGCYTGTTAGCTCCAACAATCTGAAGCAAGCGCCTGCTGTTTCCACAACTCAAAAGTACACCCATCAACCATACAGAAGAACAGTCTCCAATGAGCATGCCCAAAGGATAGACGAGCAACATTTTTATACYTCAGATGACCCTCCAAGCTATGACGAAAGAGAGAGCTTCAGTCCGCTCTTGCTTCCTGATATGACTTCAGCGAGGTCAAATCGGTATCAACCCTCATCCCGTCCTCCCTGTTCCTGCACAGCTGGCTACCCCTCTCACTGTGGTCCTACCTCTCCTCACCAGCATCGCAGWCCCCATAACCTTACCCCACCTGGTTTGCCACWCTCTCCGAGTCAGGYACTACCTTACCAAGTGGCTCAGCCCCCTCTGCACGCTCACCACTGCAGACCTGAAACRCAGCCATTGGGTTACCAACCRAGATCTCCAAAATCAAGYCCTCTTGGTCCAAACCAACCACAATCCATGTACCAGCCTCTCYATCCCTCCRCTGCCTGYGGTCCCCTTCCWTCACTCGTGCAGGCCTGCCCTGCTGACCGCTCTCTGCTGCCACAGCAACATATTGGAGCTCGACGGCCTCCTGTTCACAGATCTCCCCATCAGCAGCCAACAAATCTGACTGGGGGTCCTTACAGTGATCCAGGCCACAGCCACTCTCCCGTCCTGCCTTCTATAGATCCTCAGTACCTATGTGGCCCCCAAAGCATGGGTCCCTCCTATGGTTCAGAATATGGCGGCGATAGCTCTAGCGTGTATTCAGAAAGTAGCTATGCCCAGCCACCACGTAGAGTACTCCTGGATCCTGAGACAGGGaagtatttttatattgagGTGCCTGTGCAGCCCCTTAGGAAAATGTTGTTCGACCCAGAGACTGGTCAGTATGTGGAAGTGCTYATCCCACAGCAGGCGATGTCACATTCAGGCCTGTACCCTCCTGCTGGACCCCACTTCCAACCTCTCCACAACCACAGCATCTATGCCCCGGCTTCTCAATACATGCCCTGTGCTGCTCCTCCCCCATTAGCCCACCCCCAGGTTCAGCCTCAGCCACCCCAATATCCTGAGGCGTCCGCTGCACCTCCATTGCATCCAAGTGGGCCTGGGGTCAGCTACAGGAATCCTTCAGGACAGGGATCAAAGCCAGAGCCYAAAAACCACCCACCATTGGACCAAAGGTACCTTGAGAATATGTATTATGTCCCAAGTGTGATAAATGCAAGCCCAAATACCACCCCACCTGACTATTACCACAGGCATCCTTCTAACTTACCCACGACTGGGGGGAAAAGGTCCTGA
- the rmnd5b gene encoding E3 ubiquitin-protein transferase RMND5B isoform X2: protein MEQCACVERELEKVLHRFVMYGHQSEERLDELLRSVCEIRAQLVAFGVQDADLSVLSQNMAQCCKNIKETVQMLASRHKDIHGSVSKVGKAIDRNFDAEISAVVAETVWDTPERQKYLSESIVEHLYRQGMLSVAEDLCQESGVVIDMSMKQPFLELNRILEALRMQDLRPALEWAVSNRQRLLELNSSLEFKLHRLYFISLLSGGIGNQMDALQYARHFQPFASQHQRDIQILMGSLVYLRHGIENSPYRSLLETNQWAEICNIFTRDACALLGLSVESPLSVSFASGCMALPVLMNIKQVIEQRQCSGVWTHKDELPIEIDLGKKCWYHSVFACPILRQQTSESNPPMKLICGHVISRDALNKLTNAGKLKCPYCPMEQNPSHAKQIYF, encoded by the exons ATGGAACAGTGCGCATGTGTGGAGCGGGAGCTGGAGAAAGTGCTCCACCGCTTCGTAATGTACGGCCACCAGTCTGAGGAGAGGCTAGATGAACTTCTACGCAGTGTCTGTGAGATACGTGCACAACTAGTTGCTTTTG GAGTACAAGATGCAGACYTATCAGTCCTATCCCAGAATATGGCCCAGTGTTGTAAGAATATTAAAGAAACAGTGCAGATGCTGGCATCTCGACATAAAGACATTCATGGCAGCGTGTCAAAAGTTGGCAAAGCCATCGACAGG AATTTTGATGCAGAGATCAGTGCTGTGGTGGCAGAGACGGTGTGGGATACTCCAGAAAGACAGAAATACCTTAGTGAGTCCATTGTGGAGCACTTGTACCGACAAGGGATGCTCAGTGTGGCAGAGGATCTTTGTCAG gaGTCCGGTGTAGTTATTGACATGAGTATGAAGCAGCCTTTCCTGGAACTAAACAGGATCCTCGAAGCTCTGAGGATGCAGGACCTCAGGCCGGCATTAGA GTGGGCCGTCTCAAATCGCCAGCGTCTTCTTGAACTGAACAGCAGTTTAGAGTTCAAGTTGCACCGTTTGTACTTCATAAGTTTGCTCAGTGGAGGAATCGGCAACCAGATGGACGCCCTGCAGTACGCCAGGCACTTCCAGCCATTCGCATCCCAACACCAGAGAG ATATTCAGATCTTGATGGGCAGCCTGGTCTATCTACGTCATGGCATTGAAAACTCTCCGTATCGCAGCCTGTTGGAGACAAATCAGTGGGCTGAGATCTGTAACATCTTTACCAGAGATGCCTGTGCTCTACTGGGCCTCTCTGTAGAGTCTCCGCTAAGTGTTAG TTTTGCGTCAGGATGCATGGCCTTACCGGTGCTGATGAACATMAAACAGGTGATCGAACAGAGACAATGCAGCGGAGTGTGGACGCACAAAGACGAGCTCCCT ATTGAAATTGACCTGGGCAAGAAGTGCTGGTACCACTCTGTGTTYGCCTGCCCCATCCTTCGGCAGCAGACCTCAGAGAGCAATCCCCCCATGAAGCTCATCTGTGGCCATGTCATCTCCAGAGATGCACTCAACAAACTCACCAATGCTGGGAA GTTGAAATGCCCTTACTGCCCCATGGAGCAGAACCCGTCACATGCCAAGCAGATCTACTTTTGA
- the rmnd5b gene encoding E3 ubiquitin-protein transferase RMND5B isoform X1, whose translation MEQCACVERELEKVLHRFVMYGHQSEERLDELLRSVCEIRAQLVAFAGVQDADLSVLSQNMAQCCKNIKETVQMLASRHKDIHGSVSKVGKAIDRNFDAEISAVVAETVWDTPERQKYLSESIVEHLYRQGMLSVAEDLCQESGVVIDMSMKQPFLELNRILEALRMQDLRPALEWAVSNRQRLLELNSSLEFKLHRLYFISLLSGGIGNQMDALQYARHFQPFASQHQRDIQILMGSLVYLRHGIENSPYRSLLETNQWAEICNIFTRDACALLGLSVESPLSVSFASGCMALPVLMNIKQVIEQRQCSGVWTHKDELPIEIDLGKKCWYHSVFACPILRQQTSESNPPMKLICGHVISRDALNKLTNAGKLKCPYCPMEQNPSHAKQIYF comes from the exons ATGGAACAGTGCGCATGTGTGGAGCGGGAGCTGGAGAAAGTGCTCCACCGCTTCGTAATGTACGGCCACCAGTCTGAGGAGAGGCTAGATGAACTTCTACGCAGTGTCTGTGAGATACGTGCACAACTAGTTGCTTTTG CAGGAGTACAAGATGCAGACYTATCAGTCCTATCCCAGAATATGGCCCAGTGTTGTAAGAATATTAAAGAAACAGTGCAGATGCTGGCATCTCGACATAAAGACATTCATGGCAGCGTGTCAAAAGTTGGCAAAGCCATCGACAGG AATTTTGATGCAGAGATCAGTGCTGTGGTGGCAGAGACGGTGTGGGATACTCCAGAAAGACAGAAATACCTTAGTGAGTCCATTGTGGAGCACTTGTACCGACAAGGGATGCTCAGTGTGGCAGAGGATCTTTGTCAG gaGTCCGGTGTAGTTATTGACATGAGTATGAAGCAGCCTTTCCTGGAACTAAACAGGATCCTCGAAGCTCTGAGGATGCAGGACCTCAGGCCGGCATTAGA GTGGGCCGTCTCAAATCGCCAGCGTCTTCTTGAACTGAACAGCAGTTTAGAGTTCAAGTTGCACCGTTTGTACTTCATAAGTTTGCTCAGTGGAGGAATCGGCAACCAGATGGACGCCCTGCAGTACGCCAGGCACTTCCAGCCATTCGCATCCCAACACCAGAGAG ATATTCAGATCTTGATGGGCAGCCTGGTCTATCTACGTCATGGCATTGAAAACTCTCCGTATCGCAGCCTGTTGGAGACAAATCAGTGGGCTGAGATCTGTAACATCTTTACCAGAGATGCCTGTGCTCTACTGGGCCTCTCTGTAGAGTCTCCGCTAAGTGTTAG TTTTGCGTCAGGATGCATGGCCTTACCGGTGCTGATGAACATMAAACAGGTGATCGAACAGAGACAATGCAGCGGAGTGTGGACGCACAAAGACGAGCTCCCT ATTGAAATTGACCTGGGCAAGAAGTGCTGGTACCACTCTGTGTTYGCCTGCCCCATCCTTCGGCAGCAGACCTCAGAGAGCAATCCCCCCATGAAGCTCATCTGTGGCCATGTCATCTCCAGAGATGCACTCAACAAACTCACCAATGCTGGGAA GTTGAAATGCCCTTACTGCCCCATGGAGCAGAACCCGTCACATGCCAAGCAGATCTACTTTTGA